CATTGCCCAACTTAATGTGCCACCTAAGCTTATGGTATCCATGCCAAACATATCNGCTAACCTATTCAGGTAAGCGGCTTTATCAAGTGAATCCATACCTATGTTGCTGCCCAACATAGCTATATTCTCATAATCAAGCTCCGATAATTGAGCCTCCAAGTCCTTAACAACGTGGCCACACGGCATGACGCAGTTAGGGCATGATCGAGTCAATACCTTGCTTTTCTCAACCATGAATCCACCAATCTTACTAAAATCATCGAATTGACCCTCTGTATAATTATATGTGGGGAGAACACTTGCTTCTTGAGCCCACTCCACTGTCGCAGTGGTTCCTTGCCTTAACCAAAACGGGTAACCGGGTTTCGACTTTGTGGCCACTATCGCATCAACGCCTATCTTCGAGAGAGCAGGATCGGCTGCCGGCGGAAGCGGCCGAGTTCCCTTGATAACTATGGCCTTAATCATTTTGCTCCCCATGACTGCGCCCATGCCTGGTCTTCCACCGCTTCGCCCTTTTTGAGCTATTACTGTGGCGNACTTAACTAAGTTCTCCCCAGCTTGCCCTATTANGAGGTAGCCTGCATTATTTCCATAGATTTTCCTTAACCTATCCTCAGCCTCGAACGTATCAAGGCCCCAAATATCGCTGGCATCCATGAACTGCACCTTATCGNTCTCAATGTAAAGATAAATCGGCTTTTCTGCCTTGCCCTCTATCACTATTGCATCTAGATTTGCACGCCTCATATGCACCGATGCCCAGGAACCTATATTCCCATCACCATATCCCCCAGTTAATGGGCTCTTAGATGCTATAACTAATTTACCTGTATTAGGGCCTGGATAAGCAGTAACTGGTCCAACGGCCAGCACTAATTTATTCTTAGGAGAGAGAGAATCAGTGCCTGGCTCTAGTTCTTCCCATAATATCTTTATCGCTAATCCTCGACCGCCCACATATGAAGCCAATATATTTGGATCAATTCCTTGAACCACGTATTTTCGACGGGTTAAGTCTATCCTCAATAAATTACCGCNCCAACCCTTCATGATTAAGGCAAGCAATTAACGGCTATTAAAAACATTTTGCTTCATTTAAACCTGGCTAGTGAAAACAACTGCCCCCCTCCGCCGTAAATGGCGAGGCTTGTTTCCATTATCAAAATGTATTCGCTGACGATTGGATTGCTTCTTAATTCCCATTAAGTTCAGCTTTTCGGTAACA
Above is a genomic segment from Thermocladium sp. ECH_B containing:
- a CDS encoding aldehyde ferredoxin oxidoreductase — translated: MKGWXGNLLRIDLTRRKYVVQGIDPNILASYVGGRGLAIKILWEELEPGTDSLSPKNKLVLAVGPVTAYPGPNTGKLVIASKSPLTGGYGDGNIGSWASVHMRRANLDAIVIEGKAEKPIYLYIEXDKVQFMDASDIWGLDTFEAEDRLRKIYGNNAGYLXIGQAGENLVKXATVIAQKGRSGGRPGMGAVMGSKMIKAIVIKGTRPLPPAADPALSKIGVDAIVATKSKPGYPFWLRQGTTATVEWAQEASVLPTYNYTEGQFDDFSKIGGFMVEKSKVLTRSCPNCVMPCGHVVKDLEAQLSELDYENIAMLGSNIGMDSLDKAAYLNRLADMFGMDTISLGGTLSWAMEATEKGLLKGDNGLEWGDVKAAARAVAEIANRSSELGQLLAEGSRIAAQRIGHDSWKFSMSVKGLEVSAYDCHAAPGMALAFGTSPIGASHKDSWVISWEVQTGRDSYSPEKAAKVIELQRIRGGWFESMVGCRFPWVEVGLELDWYSKLFKAATGTDLNLITLADRIYTLIRAFWIREYGGWSKEYDYPPRKWFEQPLSKGPLRGAKLRLDAYDSMLKEYYRQRGWDENGVPTISTLKSLGLEFTIPTLSKYVKLS